The following coding sequences are from one Betaproteobacteria bacterium window:
- a CDS encoding MFS transporter, which yields MTPAERRAGVSLASIFALRMLGLFLILPVFSVHAKTLPGGDDLTLVGLALGAYGLTQALFQIPYGIASDLFGRKRVIALGLLLFAFGSFVAAAAPDIYWVLIGRVLQGAGAISAAVTALAADLTREEHRTKVMAMIGSSIGLVFAFSLVGAPLLYGVIGMAGLFALTGILALGAIVLLYKAVPEPPPVSGHDKLPLRRVLLDADLLRLNFGIFSLHLIQMAMFVVVPHALVRGGGLPAAEHWKVYLPAVLLSFAVMVPAIISAERGGKMRPIFCAAVALLAIVQLSLAGFGEGLWPVAIGLLAFFVAFNVLEATLPSLVSRTAPPSAKGAALGVYNTTQALGLFCGAALGGALAQHFGDNAVFVVCAGLALVWLGVAASMNFPPRRRPQAVHT from the coding sequence ATGACGCCCGCGGAACGCCGTGCCGGCGTTTCCCTGGCCTCCATCTTTGCCCTGCGCATGCTGGGGCTTTTCCTCATCCTGCCGGTGTTCTCGGTCCATGCCAAGACGCTGCCCGGGGGAGACGATCTCACCCTGGTGGGCCTGGCCCTGGGGGCCTACGGGCTTACCCAGGCGCTGTTCCAGATTCCCTACGGCATCGCTTCCGACCTCTTCGGGCGCAAGCGCGTCATCGCGCTCGGCTTGCTGCTCTTTGCCTTCGGAAGTTTCGTCGCGGCGGCGGCCCCCGATATTTACTGGGTGCTCATCGGCCGTGTCCTGCAGGGGGCCGGGGCCATTTCGGCCGCGGTGACTGCCCTGGCGGCGGATCTGACGCGGGAGGAGCACCGCACCAAGGTCATGGCCATGATCGGCTCGTCCATCGGCCTGGTTTTCGCCTTCTCGCTGGTGGGGGCGCCGCTGCTCTACGGGGTGATCGGCATGGCGGGACTCTTCGCCCTCACCGGTATCCTGGCCCTGGGCGCCATCGTCCTGCTCTACAAGGCAGTGCCCGAGCCCCCGCCGGTCAGCGGGCACGACAAGCTTCCCCTGCGCCGGGTGCTCCTGGATGCGGACCTCCTGCGCCTCAATTTCGGCATCTTCAGCCTGCATCTCATCCAGATGGCCATGTTCGTCGTCGTCCCCCATGCCCTGGTGCGAGGGGGAGGGCTGCCGGCGGCCGAGCACTGGAAGGTCTATCTGCCGGCGGTGCTGCTTTCGTTCGCCGTCATGGTGCCGGCGATCATTTCCGCGGAGCGGGGGGGCAAGATGCGGCCCATTTTCTGCGCTGCGGTCGCGCTGCTGGCCATCGTGCAACTGAGCTTGGCCGGCTTCGGCGAGGGGCTGTGGCCGGTGGCCATCGGCTTGCTGGCCTTCTTCGTCGCCTTCAACGTGCTGGAGGCGACGCTGCCGTCGCTGGTCTCGCGCACTGCGCCGCCGTCGGCCAAGGGCGCCGCCCTGGGGGTGTACAACACGACCCAGGCCCTGGGGCTCTTTTGCGGGGCTGCCCTGGGGGGCGCTCTCGCTCAGCATTTCGGAGATAATGCCGTTTTCGTCGTCTGCGCCGGGTTGGCCCTGGTCTGGCTGGGTGTGGCGGCTTCGATGAATTTTCCGCCCCGGCGCCGGCCGCAGGCGGTGCATACCTGA
- a CDS encoding DUF2281 domain-containing protein, with the protein MSLAETIYQRSLNLPDAAAQEALDFIEFLNQRYGLANASQGADGDAADYETWFAAQVQLAVNDPREGIPAEAAREHFAARRDALHQRTLGKG; encoded by the coding sequence ATGTCCTTGGCTGAGACCATCTATCAACGCAGCCTGAACCTGCCCGATGCCGCGGCGCAGGAGGCCTTGGATTTCATTGAATTCCTCAATCAGCGCTATGGCCTTGCCAACGCATCTCAGGGGGCCGATGGCGATGCCGCGGACTACGAGACGTGGTTTGCGGCCCAGGTACAACTGGCGGTGAACGACCCGCGCGAGGGTATTCCTGCCGAGGCGGCCCGCGAGCACTTTGCCGCCCGTCGGGATGCCCTGCATCAGCGCACCCTGGGCAAGGGGTGA
- the ssb gene encoding single-stranded DNA-binding protein — MASVNKAIIIGNLGKDPEVRYTASGEAMCNITVATTESWKDKASGEKKELTEWHRISFFGKLAEIAGQYLKKGSQVYVEGSIRTRKWTDKEGQERYTTEIRADEMKMLGSRQGMGAPMPDAGGDSGGDYAPAPRKDKPKPSFDDLGDDIPF, encoded by the coding sequence ATGGCATCGGTCAATAAGGCAATCATCATCGGCAACCTGGGCAAGGATCCGGAGGTGCGTTACACGGCCAGCGGGGAGGCGATGTGCAATATCACCGTCGCCACGACCGAAAGCTGGAAGGACAAGGCCAGCGGAGAGAAGAAGGAACTGACCGAATGGCACCGCATCTCCTTCTTCGGCAAGCTGGCGGAGATCGCCGGCCAGTATCTGAAGAAGGGGTCCCAGGTGTACGTGGAGGGCAGCATCCGGACCCGCAAGTGGACCGACAAGGAAGGGCAGGAGCGCTACACCACCGAAATCCGTGCCGACGAAATGAAAATGCTCGGCAGCCGCCAGGGCATGGGCGCCCCCATGCCGGACGCGGGGGGCGACAGCGGCGGCGACTACGCCCCGGCCCCGCGCAAGGACAAGCCCAAGCCCTCCTTCGACGACCTGGGTGACGATATTCCCTTCTGA